A genomic window from Triticum urartu cultivar G1812 chromosome 7, Tu2.1, whole genome shotgun sequence includes:
- the LOC125522436 gene encoding DJ-1 protein homolog E-like: protein MAPSKKVLMLCGDYMEDYEAAVPFYALAGLGVAVHCAAPGKAPGDPCLTAVHDFLGYELYTELPGHRFRVTADFAAAAADPSAYDALVVPGGRFVEQLSVDPEAVALVKAFAGELRRPVVLTCHSQVLLAAAGAMGGVRCTAFFSLRPVVELAGGTWVEPDPLSLCVADGHVLTAIGWPAHGEVIAQLLRALGGRVLGGRGQGVLFLCADYVDDYEANVPFRALAGVGCRVEAACPTKRKGEPCVTAIYDDVASAVSDEKRGHNFVMTVDWAGIDVDDYECVVVPGGRSPELLVTNEKAVALVGQFAAKGKVVASIDQGHLVLAAAGLLKGKRCASGVPMRVISNLAGAAAVEPEGAVADGKLVTAASWPDLAEFIARLVDLLGITVSF from the exons ATGGCGCCGTCCAAGAAGGTGCTGATGCTGTGCGGCGACTACATGGAGGACTACGAGGCGGCCGTGCCCTTCTACGCGCTGGCCGGCCTGGGCGTCGCCGTCCACTGCGCGGCCCCGGGCAAGGCCCCCGGCGACCCCTGCCTCACGGCGGTGCACGACTTCCTCGGCTACGAGCTCTACACGGAGCTCCCCGGCCACCGCTTCCGCGTCACCGCCGActtcgccgcggcggcggccGACCCGTCCGCGTACGACGCGCTCGTCGTCCCCGGCGGCCGCTTCGTGGAGCAGCTCAGCGTTGACCCCGAGGCGGTCGCGCTGGTTAAGGCGTTCGCGGGCGAGCTGCGCCGGCCGGTCGTGCTCACGTGCCACAGCCAGGTCCTGCTCGCCGCCGCGGGCGCCATGGGCGGCGTCCGGTGCACGGCGTTCTTTAGCTTGCGCCCCGTGGTGGAGCTGGCCGGCGGGACCTGGGTCGAGCCCGATCCCCTCAGCCTCTGCGTCGCCGATGGCCACGTGCTCACTGCCATCGGGTGGCCCGCGCACGGGGAGGTCATCGCGCAGCTCCTGCGCGCCTTGGGCGGCCGAGTCCTCGGCGGGCGCGGCCAGGGCGTCCTCTTCCTCTGTGCC GACTACGTGGACGACTACGAGGCGAACGTGCCCTTCCGCGCGCTGGCCGGCGTGGGCTGCCGCGTGGAGGCGGCGTGCCCGACGAAGCGCAAGGGCGAGCCGTGCGTCACGGCGATCTACGACGACGTCGCCAGCGCGGTGAGCGACGAGAAGCGCGGGCACAACTTCGTGATGACCGTGGACTGGGCCGGCATCGACGTGGACGACTACGAGTGCGTGGTCGTGCCCGGCGGCCGGTCGCCGGAGCTGCTGGTGACGAACGAGAAGGCGGTGGCGCTGGTGGGGCAGTTCGCGGCCAAGGGGAAGGTGGTGGCCAGCATCGACCAGGGGCACCTCGTCCTCGCCGCGGCGGGGCTCCTCAAGGGCAAGCGGTGCGCGAGCGGAGTGCCCATGAGGGTGATCTCCAACCTCGCCGGCGCGGCGGCCGTGGAGCCCGAAGGGGCGGTCGCCGACGGGAAGCTCGTGACGGCGGCGAGCTGGCCGGACCTTGCCGAGTTCATCGCTCGCCTCGTGGATCTCTTGGGCATCACCGTCTCCTTCTGA
- the LOC125525152 gene encoding probable serine/threonine-protein kinase At1g54610 — MGCAQAKPSQGSPARSHDRGIDHLMRCNGYTPAAARRLTDPLPTTAAVAVARDQADAKDGGPAGTETTDASGTSNLTAATVSSPSLSMPPQAPAARREDDREQLVDGWPTWLLENVPREALQGIVPRSADAFDKIEKVGQGTYSNVYKARERGADGRLVALKKVRLDTMEPESVKFMAREMRILRRLDHPNIIRLDGIATSRMHRSIYLVFDFMYSDLARLIARPLTLPQIKCYMQQLLMGLQHCHERNILHRDIKGSNLLIDRAGVLKIGDLGLANYFGPGRRRPLTSRVVTLWYRAPELLLGATDYGVGIDLWSAGCLLAEMFSGKPLMPGRTEVEQLFKIFSLCGSPPDEYWRRMKLPATIRPPKTYKSTMAEKFAGMPASAFPLLTTLLALDPAARGTAAQALQSDFFSTPPLACDVSDLPCVYKEEAADPTTPHDGRKSKPRQRSQKRRNSGKQRADREQHGDEPKLSNGESPNPNKEEENTAWPAKSGPLCMTLKLGLPLEEQVLAESAIVKASTSTTSQRFAVSPMRSFLPADEPQLRRANTYHATGDEHTGGAIAHRGVAIRSAT, encoded by the exons atgggctgcgcgcaagcCAAGCCGTCCCAGGGCTCCCCCGCCCGCAGCCACGACCGCGGCATCGACCACCTCATGCGCTGCAACGGCTAcacgcccgccgccgcccgccgcctcacCGACCCGCTCcccaccaccgccgccgtcgcGGTCGCGAGGGACCAGGCGGACGCCAAGGATGGCGGTCCAGCGGGGACGGAGACCACGGATGCCTCGGGGACGTCGAACCTGACGGCGGCCACGGTTTCCTCTCCGTCGCTGTCGATGCCGCCGCAGGCGCCGGCGGCGCGGCGGGAGGACGaccgcgagcagctggtggacgGGTGGCCGACGTGGCTGCTGGAGAACGTGCCGCGCGAGGCGCTGCAGGGGATCGTGCCCCGGAGCGCCGACGCGTTCGACAAGATCGAGAAGGTCGGGCAGGGCACGTACAGCAACGTGTACAAGGCCCGCGAGCGCGGCGCCGACGGCCGGCTCGTCGCGCTCAAGAAGGTCCGGCTCGACACCATGGAGCCGGAGAGCGTCAAGTTCATGGCCCGCGAGATGCGCATCCTCCGCCGGCTCGACCACCCCAACATCATCCGCCTCGACGGCATCGCCACCTCCCGCATGCACCGCAGCATCTACCTCGTCTTCGACTTCATGTACTCCGACCTCGCCCGCCTCATCGCCCGCCCCCTCACCCTGCCACAG ATCAAGTGCTACATGCAGCAGCTGCTGATGGGGCTGCAGCACTGCCACGAGCGCAACATCCTGCACCGGGACATCAAGGGCTCGAACCTGCTGATCGACCGCGCCGGCGTGCTCAAGATCGGCGACCTGGGCCTGGCCAACTACTTCGGGCCCGGCCGGCGCCGCCCGCTCACCAGCCGCGTGGTCACCCTCTGGTACCGCGCCCCGGAGCTCCTCCTGGGCGCCACCGACTACGGCGTGGGCATCGACCTCTGGAGCGCCGGCTGCCTGCTCGCCGAGATGTTCTCCGGCAAGCCGCTGATGCCCGGAAGGACGGAGGTGGAGCAGCTCTTCAAGATCTTCAGCCTCTGCGGGTCGCCGCCCGACGAGTACTGGCGGAGGATGAAGCTACCCGCCACCATCCGCCCGCCAAAGACGTACAAGTCGACGATGGCGGAGAAGTTCGCCGGCATGCCGGCGTCGGCTTTCCCGCTCCTTACCACGCTCCTCGCCCTCGACCCCGCCGCCCGTGGCACCGCCGCCCAGGCTCTGCAGAGCGAC TTCTTCAGCACGCCGCCGTTGGCGTGCGACGTCTCCGACCTCCCCTGCGTGTACAAGGAGGAGGCTGCCGATCCGACCACCCCCCACGACGGAAGGAA GTCCAAGCCGAGGCAGCGTTCACAGAAGCGAAGGAACAGCGGCAAGCAGAGAGCTGATCGGGAGCAGCACGGCGACGAACCAAAGCTCTCCAATGGCGAATCTCCAAATCCTAACAAAGAG GAGGAGAACACGGCCTGGCCTGCAAAATCAGGGCCCCTGTGCATGACTCTAAAATTGGGCCTACCATTAGAAGAACAGGTCCTGGCCGAGAGCGCCATCGTCAAGGCCTCCACCAGCACGACCTCGCAACGGTTTGCAGTGAGCCCAATGCGGTCGTTCCTACCTGCGGATGAGCCGCAGCTGCGGAGGGCCAACACCTACCACGCCACCGGCGACGAGCACACGGGCGGCGCCATCGCGCACCGCGGCGTGGCCATCAGATCGGCGACGTGA